The DNA window GATCTGGGGCTGGGCCTCGCTCTGGGAAGGGCAGCAGCAGACGCTGGAAGACAAGCCGCATATGGCACGCTGGCTCGACGCTGTAAGCGCGCGACCGGGTGTGATCGCCGGACGCGCGCTTTACGCCGAAAAGCGCGGCGATTTCCGCAAGGACAGGAACGCGCAGGATAAACTCTTCAAACGAAGCTGATCCTCTGCGCAAATTGCGGAAAAACAGTACAAATTGTCTCGTTTTCCTTTGCATCAGTGGCGATTCTCCTCAAAGGTCCGGCTGGTTGACTTTGGGGAAGTGACGAGTGAACTACGTGCAAAGCATTATGCCGCCGGAGTACCTGGTGTTTCTGGCCGGTGCTTTTTACGTTGCCGGCCTCGCAATCACGAACCAGATCGTGCTGCGGCTTTTCGTGCTCGTCGGCACAGGAATATATATTCTCTACTATGCGATCATCGCCGACCGGCCGCTCTGGGAAGCGATCCTGGTGAGTCTTCTGATCGTTGCGGCCAACCTCTGGGGTCTTACCAGTCTGCTTGCGCGTAGTTCACGTTTTGCCATTCCGCGGGCCCACCGGGATATCTATGTCGCCTTCCCGCGCCTGCCGCCCGGTGATTTCCGCGCGCTGATGAACCTCGCGACGCGCTACACCGTTGCGGAAGACAAGCAGATCACTGAGGAAGGCGCTCCCGGCACCCGGCTTTACTATGTCATCAGCGGCTCGACCCTCGTGCGAAAATCGGATCAGGCCTTTGTCCTGCCGGCGAACCTCTTTCTGGGCGAGATCGCCTTTCTGACCGGTGTGCCCAGTTCTGCCTCAACCTGGCTCGAAGAAGGTGCGGAGGTTCTGGAGTGGGAGTTCGGTGATCTGCGTCGCAAATGTGCCCGCAGCGCGCGATTCCGGCTCGCGCTTGAGGCTGCGATTTCGCTCGATCTCGCGGATAAAGTCGCCCGCTCCATGGGGCGGGATGCCGTGCGGGTCGATGAAATCCCTGAGCCGATCGTCGACGCCCTGCAGCGCGTGCATCCAAACTAGCTGTCGTCGGTCGTCTCGTCGCTGATCAGATAGGGCTGCAGCGCCATAAACTGCCACATCAGAAACGCCATCAGAGCCACCGGAAAGGCAAAGGTCTCGATTTTGACCCAGGCATCCGTGGACATGGTGCGCCAGATGATCTCGTTGGCCACGGCCATCACCGCAAAAGCAGCACAAAGCCGGCGCGTCAGGATCATCCAGCCCTCCTCGCGCATCGGCATCATGTCGTTCATGACATAGGCCAGCCACGACTGACCCCGCATCAGCCCGATCCCCAGCAGCACCGCAAAGAGCCCGTAGACGATGGTGGTCTTCATTTTGAAGAACCGCTCATCGTTGAACCAGGCCGTAAGCCCGCCGAAGAAAATCACCATAACGGCTGTGAAGACCTGCATCCGGCTGAGTTCTCCGGTGAGTTTCCACAGGATCGCCATGGCCACCAGCAGGATGGGCACGAAGACAATCGCGGCCACGATAAACCCGGTGTATTCAGTGCCGCCAAAGGTAAAGACGTCATCGCGGATCCGCAGGTAAATCAGGAAAAACGCAATGGTCGGGCCCAGTTCGAGCACCTGTTTTACGATCGGGTTTATCGGTTTGGCCACGTATCCATCCTGCTTTTTATCCGCCCATCTCAACTATCACAGCGCCCAGAGCAATCAATGCCATAAGGGCAATCCGTCGCGGGCCCACTGTTTCGCGTAAAAACAGCCAGCCGATGATCGCGGCAAAGACGGTCGAGGTTTCACGCAGCACGGCCGCTTCGCCCACCTTGTCAAGCCGGGTCGCCATCATCACAGCGCCAAAGCTGCAAAAGGCCACCAGCCCGCCAAAAACGCCCTTGATCATCAGCGGCGGCAGCTCCGGCCGGTTTGCCATCCGCTGCCAGCGGCGCGCTGCAATGACCGGCATCAGAAAGCCGTCGATCATGAAAAACCACGCAAGGAACGTGAAGGGATTGGCCGTGGCCCGGATCCCGTAGGCATCCCACGTGGTATAGAGGGCCACGAAAAGCCCGGTCATCACCGCGAGCCCCAGGGCTGCGTTCAGCGTATCGCGTTCTGAGACCAGAAAGATCATGTTATAAACCGCCAGCCCGAAGATACCCGCGAGAAGCACCGCGACCCCCAGCCACTGTGTGCCGGTAAAGGTCTCTTCAAAGATCAGATAGGCCCCGATCACGGTAAAAAGCGGCCCTGTGCCGCGCACTACCGGATAAACGACGGTATAGGCCCCTTTGGTATAGGCCCAGGCCTGCAGCAGTTTATAGATAACGTGGATGACCCAGACGCCCGCGAAAATGGGCCACATATGCGGCTCGGGCCATGGCACCACAAAAAGCGCAAAGGGTGCGGCCATCACCATATACGAGAAATCGATTGCGCCACGGGTCAGCCAGGGGTCATGACGCCCCTTTTGCAGCGCGCCGAAAACCGCATGCAGAAAGGCAGCCATCAGCGCCAGCACCAGCGCCACCTGGTGCCCGGTTTCCGTGCCCTCGATGGAGATCAGCCATTCGGTCATGGTGCGCGCGGCTTACGTCCGCTCCACCCCCATCAGCGCGTCGGCAAACTCTTCGGGATCAAAGGCGTCGAGGTCGTCGATCTGCTCGCCAATGCCTATGGCATGAATGGGCAGGCCGAATTTATCGGCCAGCGCCACAAGCACACCCCCCTTTGCGGTACCATCGAGCTTGGTCATCACCAGCCCGGAGACATCCGAGATATCGCTGAAAACTTTCACCTGGTTGAGCGCGTTCTGGCCTGTCGTCGCATCCAGCACCAGCAGTGTGTTATGCGGCGCGCTTTCGTCTTTCTTGCGGATCACGCGGACGATTTTAGCAAGCTCTTCCATGAGATCACTGCGGTTCTGCAGCCGTCCTGCAGTGTCGATGAGCAGCAGATCGGCGCCGTCGGCCTGCGCGCGGCCCATGGCGTCAAAGGCAAGGCTTGCGGGGTCCGAGCCCTCGGGCGCCGTCAGCACGGGCACACCGGCGCGGTCGCCCCAGACCTGCAGCTGTTCGACGGCGGCGGCGCGGAAGGTATCACCGGCGGCGATCACCACCTTTTTGCCGGCCGCGCGGAACTGGCTGGCGAGTTTGCCGATGGTCGTGGTCTTGCCCGAGCCGTTCACGCCCACCACCAGAACTACCTGCGGTGTTTTCGGATAAAGCGGCAGCGGGCGGGCCACGGGCTCCATGATCCGGGCAATTTCGGCTGACATCAGTTCTTTAATCTCGGCGACGGAGAGTTTCCGCCCTATATGCCCTTCAGCCATGTTCGCCACCACACGCAGGGCGGTATCAACGCCCATATCCGCGCTGATCAGCAGCTCTTCGAGCTGTTCTAGCATCTCGTCATCGAGCGTGCGGCGCACCACGGTCTGCGGTGCCGCCCGGCCAAAGAGCCGCCCCAGCATGCCCGGTTTCGCCGCCGGTTCAGCCGGTCTGTCTTCGCGCAGGACCGGAGAAGAAGCCACCTCAGTACGCGGCATCACGAGCGGCGCGCGGGTTTCTTCTTCGGGTTCGGGTTCGGGTTCGGGTTCGGGTTCGGGTTCGGGTTCGGGTTGAATGGTTTCCGGGACGGGCATCGGGTCAAGCGTTTCCTCAGCCAGCGGGGCCTCATCTGCCGGCAAAGGTGCAGGCTCCGGGTCAACGGCCTCGGGAACCGCCTCCACAGCGGCCGCAGGCGCCTCCATCATATCATCTGCGGACGGCACCACCTCTTCTTCATCCCCGTCGGCCTCCCGATCGTCCTGTGGCAGCGATGGTGCGGGCGCTTCGTCTGTCGGAAGAGGTGCCGCTTCGGGGACGGGGTCCATGCGCTGTGCATCAGTCGCGGCAGATTCGGCCTCAGGCGCTGCTTCCGGCACGCCATCAACGGATGGATCCTGCACTTCCGGGACCGGGGCGACAGTTTCTTCCACGCCGCCATCAGTTACAATCGCTTCCAGACCCTCATCGATCTTTGAGGATGATTTGAAGAGACGATCTTTGAGTTTTTTGAAAAACGCCATGGCTGCGGCCCCGATACCTTAAAGCTTCTCCCCGTCTAAGGGGATTTCAGCCGGAACGGAAGGGCCGCAGGGCCGTTCAGATCTCGTCGGGGAAGTGTTTCATCACATGCCGGATCGGGTTTGGCGCGGCCTGCCCCAGACCGCAGATCGAAGCATCGACCATCGCGGTGCTGAGCTCTTCGAGCAGCCCCTGATCCCAGTGTTCCGCCTGCATCAGCTTGACCGCTTTTTCGCAACCCACCCGACAGGGCGTGCACTGGCCACAGCTCTCGTCCTCAAAGAACCGCAGCATATTCAGCGCGGCATCGCGCGCCCTGTCTTTGTCCGACAAAATTACTACGGCAGCCGAGCCGATGAATGATCCCAGCGGCTGCAGCGTATCGAAATCCAGCGGCACGTCGGCCATGCTGGCCGGCAGGATGCCGGAGGATGGCCCGCCCGGCTGATAGGCACGGAATGTATGGCCATCGCGCATGCCACCTGCGGCATCAATGATGTCCGTGATCGTCGATCCGGCGGGCAGCTGGTAAACACCAGGTGCGGCCACGCGGCCCGAAACCGAGTAACTGCGCATTCCTTTGCGGCCGTTTTTTTCCACTGAAGAGAGAATCTCAGGACCCTCACGACAGACCCGCGCCACCCAGTGCAGAGTTTCAACGTTGTGCACCAGCGTCGGGCGCCCGAAAACGCCGACCTGTGCCACGTAAGGAGGGCGGTGACGCGGCATCCCGCGTTTGCCCTCGATGCTCTCAATCATCGCGGACTCTTCGCCACAGATATACGCGCCGGCACCGCGGCGCAGATCGATGAAACCGGGCTTCACGATGCCGGCCTCTTCCAGCGCACGGATCTCGCGGGCGAGGATCTCAAGCACGGCAGGGTATTCGTCGCGCATATAGATGAAGGCCGTTTCCGCCTCGACCGCCCAGGCAGCAATCAGCATGCCTTCGAGAAAGAGATGTGGCACCCGCTCAAGATAGTAACGGTCTTTGAACGTGCCGGGCTCGCCCTCGTCCCCGTTCACGGCCAGATACCGCGGGCCGGAAGCGGCGCGCACAAAGCCCCATTTTTTCCCCGACGGGAAACCCGCACCGCCCAGGCCGCGCAGGCCGGACGCCAGCACCTTGTCCTGTACGGCTTCCCAGTCGCCGCCTGCCCGCAGGGATTTCAACGTCTCATAACCACCCGCGGCCGTGTAATCCGTGAAAGTCTCATACGCCGGGATAGTTGCATGTGTCGCATCCGCCCTGATGGCAGCGCGGACCTTTTCAGGCGTGGCGTGATCGATGTGGGCGTGGCCCAGTTCCAGCACGGGTGCGGTATCGCAGCGGCCCATGCAGGGCGCGCGCAGCACACGGACCTCTGCCGGGTCCAGCCCCTCCTCAAGCGCTGCTTTGAGCGTCTGCGCCCCCGCCAGTTCGCAGGAAAGCGAATCGCAGACCCGGATGGTCAGCGCGGGCGGCGGGGTCTCGCCCTCTTTAACCACGTCGAAATGGGCGTAAAACGTAGCAACCTCATAGACTTCGGCCATCGACAGGCGCATCTCTTCTGCCAGTGCGCGCAGATGCGCAGCGGACAGATGGCCGTGTGCATCCTGGATCAGGTGCAGAAATTCAATCAGCAGATCGCGCCGGCGCGGCCGGTCACCCAGCAGAGCGCGGACCTCATTCCAGGCGTCGTCCTGCAACTGCCGGCCTTTGGTGTGGCGGCGGCCTTTGCCAGCCCCCGATTTCCACACGCCCCTGCGGTCGGATTTATCAGAATTATCCAGTGCCATCACGTTTCTCCGGCTCTTTGCGCGGCCTGCGCGGCCGTGTTGTATTTCGCGTACTGATCACAGAGTAACAGCCCTGCGACGCCCTGAATAACCGCAATCGGGGGAGCCCGGACAGTCAGAAACGACAATCCCGTGTCCTATCCGAAACTTCCAGCATTAACCGCGACATCGCAGCACGCTTGGAGGTGGGCTGCGAAAGAGGTAAACAAAGGGTTAATATGACACGCTTTGCGCCCTCCGCTGTCTTCATGCTGGCCAGCCTCCTGCCCGGGGCCTGCCTGCTGGCGGGCGCCTTTCTGGGCGGCGTGTGGAGTGCGGCGGGACTTATCACGATGACACTTGTGGTCTTTTTATGCGACCGCGCGAGCTTTGCCGCGCGCGCGGGCCCCGGACTGGCCAAAGTGCAGCCCCTGCTGATCGCGGGCCTGCATTTCACGATACTTCCTGCCGTTCTGCTGGCCATCGGCATGCCGGGGCATCTGAGCGGTGCTGAAACAGTTTTACTGCTGCTGGGTGCGGGGCTTTTTTTCGGGCAGGTGTCAAATGCCTGTGCGCATGAACTCATCCACAGGCAGAGCCGCGCGGCGCGCCGCCTCGGTGCTGCAATCTATGTGTCTCTGCTCAACGGACAGCATGTTTCGGCGCATCTGCTGGTGCATCATGTACATGCCGGGACGGACAAAGACCCTAACTCAGCGCCGCTCGGCCAGAGCTTCTGGCAGTTCGCCGCCCGCGCATCGGTGACGGAATTTGCCGCCGGCTGGCGCGCCGAAACCGCGAGGCAGCGCCCCGGACAGCTGCACCCCTATGCGATCTGGCTGGGCGGTGCTGCCTTTACACTTGTCACGGCCGGGCTGCTGGCCGGAGTTGCCGGCATTGCCGCACTGATCGCGATGAGCGTTTACGCGCAACTGCAGCTCCTGCTGTCCGATTATCTGCAGCACTATGGCCTGCGCCGTCGCAGGGTGGCAGGCGGCCGCACCGAACCAATGGGACCACAGCACAGCTGGAACGCGCCGCAGCCCTGGTCTGCCGCCCTGATGCTGAACGCGCCGCTGCATTCGGATCACCACATGCACCCGGGCCGATCGTTCGATCAGCTGTACCTTGATCCGGATCGCGCGCCGGTCCTGCCACGGTCCGTGCCCGTCATGGGCGCGCTGGCCTTTGTGCCGCCGCTCTGGCGGCGCGTGATGGACCCCAGAGTACGCCGGCTGACCGGTGAAATGCCACGCAGTTCGGAACCCGACACCCGCCCTTCCGCTTCGACTGAAACATTAAGTATATGAGATACGATTATGAATTTATTTACTAAAGGCGTGATTTTTAGCCTCGCTGTTTCGCTTGCAGCGCCAGCTGTGGCAGAGGGGGTTCTGGATGGCGAAGCCTTCGATGCATACACCCGGGGAAAGACATTGTTTTACGGTCAGGATGGTGCTGCATACGGGGCCGAGCGGTATTTTGCAGACCGTCGCGTGCAGTGGACGTTTCTGGACGGAGAATGCAAAGAGGGCGAGTGGTATGAACAGGCTGGCCAGATCTGTTTTGTCTATGAAGATAATCCGGACCCGCAATGCTGGACTTTCCGCAAAAACGGCGACGGCCTGACTGCAGATTTCAAGAACGTACCCGGAATGACCGAGCTTTATGAGGCTTCGGATCTGGATGAAGAGATGATCTGCCTCGCGCCCAATCTCGGCGTCTGAGCCTCAGAAAAGCGACCCCTGCCCGGGCGCTTTTGGCTTGCGCGGGGCCTTGCGTGGTGCCGCACCACCTGATGTGCCCCGCTCCAGTATCACGCGACCGTCGGCAAACTGGATCTCCAGTCGCTGCGCTTTTTCTGCGACATTACTCCGTGTCACCACGGATCCTTCACTGCGGACAACGGCAAAGCCGCGCTCCAGTGTGGCCTCATATCCCAGCGTGCGGCGTAAACGCTCCGCGCCATCGATTTTGCGCTTCCAGGCTGCGATCTGCCGCTGCCCGGCGTCAGAGAGCCGTGCCGCCACATCCCTGAGCTGGCGTTCTTTACGGCTGTTCTCGCGGGCAAAAGCGTCAGGCCGAAAACGCCGGAGTTGTGTTGCGAGCCGGTCTTTTTTCACGGAAACGGTGCGCATCAGAGCCGGCTCCAGCCGGACGGCATGGTCTGCAAGGCGTTTGCGGTCAACCGCGACGGCACGGCGCAGCGTTGCCGGTCTCAGCGAGCCGCTGACATCCGCCAGGCGTACTTTGCGCCGCTGCACACCCGCCATCAGCGCAGGGCCGAGGCGCGCAGCACGGATATCGAGCCGCTGGCGCGGTGTTTCCAGCAGGCTGTCAGGGCGCGGCAGCGCACGGGCCAGATCACGCAGACGCTGCCCGCGTCGCGTCAGACCATTGCTCAGCGCCTGGCGCATGCGCGCGTCCTGCCCGTCGAGCCAGGCAATCAGCTCATGACGGACCGGAACAGCCAGTTCCGCTGCAGCCGTCGGCGTGGGCGCGCGATGGTCTGAGACGAAGTCGATCAGCGTGGTATCCGTTTCATGGCCCACCGCGGAAATCAGCGGGATTTCGGAAGCCGCAGCCGCCCGTGCGACGATTTCTTCATTAAAGCCCCACAGGTCCTCAACCGAGCCGCCGCCCCGTGCCACGATCAGCAGATCGGGCCGTGGCAGCGCGCCACCCGGGCTCATGGCGTTGAAACCTTCGATGGCCGCGGCAACTTCAGGGGCGCATTTCTCACCCTGAACGGCCACCGGCCAGATCAGCACTTTGCGCGGAAAACGGTCGCGCAGCCGGTGCAGAATATCGCGGATCACAGCACCCGACGGCGAGGTCACCACACCGATCACTTCGGGCAGATAGGGCAGCGGCTTTTTGCGCGCGGCATCAAAAAGACCTTCTGCCTCCAGCGCTTTGCGGCGTTTTTCCAACAGCGCCATCAGCGCGCCCATGCCCGCGGGTTTGATGTCTTCGATGATGATCTGGTACTTCGACTGACCGCCGAATGTCGTCACACGGCCCGTGGCGATGACTTCCATCCCCTCTTCGGGCGCGGTCTGCAGACGGGCCGCCACCCCTTTCCAGATCACGCCGGAGATCACCGCGCGGTCGTCCTTGAGGTCGAGATAGATGTGGCCTGAGCGGGGCCGCGACACGCGCCCCACCTCGCCTTTGATCCGCACATGCCCAAACTCGCCCTCGATCACCCGCTTGATCGCACCAGAAAGCTCGGTCACGGTGAATTCGGGGCTGTTGAGGCCTTCGTCGGGGCTGTCGATCAGGTCCATCTCTGCTCTGGTGTTGTTGTTTGCTCAGCCGCAGCTTAGAACGCCCGAAAACCAATTGCCATGCAGATCGGGAGCCCCGCTATGAACATTCTTATCCTTGGCAGTGGCGGGCGCGAACACGCTCTGGCCTGGGCGGTGATGCAGAACCCCAAATGCGACCGTCTGATCGTGGCGCCGGGCAATGCGGGGATTGCCGATATCGCCGACTGCGCAACGCTTGATATCGAAAACGGCAGCGCTGTGGTAAATTTCGCCGAAGAGAGTGCCATCGATTTTGTGATCATCGGCCCCGAGGCACCACTGGCCGCCGGCGTGGCCGACCGGCTGCGGGACGCGGGCATTCTGGTCTTCGGGCCGGGTGCGGCGGCCGCACGGCTTGAGGCGTCAAAGTCCTTCACCAAGGAGATCTGTGACGCGGCGGGCGCGCCGACGGCCGCCTGGGGCCACTTCACCGATGCAAAAGCTGCGCGTGACTATGTCCGCAAACAGGGTGCGCCGATTGTGATCAAGGCGGATGGGCTGGCGGCCGGCAAGGGCGTTATTATCGCACAAACCGCGGAAGAAGCAGACGCCGCGATTGACGATATGTTCGGCGGCGCCTTTGGCGACGCCGGTGCCGAGGTGGTGATTGAGGAGTTCATGGAGGGCGAAGAGGCATCTTTCTTTGTGCTCTGTGACGGCGAGACGGTGCTGCCCGTGGGCACGGCTCAGGACCACAAGCGCGTTGGTGACGGCGATACCGGGCCCAACACCGGCGGTATGGGGGCTTATTCGCCCGCACCGGTGATGACGGACGCGGTTATTGAAACCACCCTTGAGACGATTGTGCGTCCGACGATGGCGGAGATGACAGCGCGTGGTATGCCCTATCAGGGTGTCCTCTTTGTGGGGCTCATGATCAGGGACGGGGTGCCGCGGCTGGTGGAGTACAACGTCCGTTTCGGGGATCCGGAGTGCCAGGTACTTATGATGCGGCTTGGTGCTCAGGTGCTGGACCTGATGCATGCCACAGCAGAAGCGCGGCTTTCCCGGACGCGGGTAAACTGGGCGGAGGATCATGCGCTGACGGTGGTAATGGCCACGCGGGGCTATCCGGGCGCCTATGAAAAAGGCTCGGAGATCCGGGGCCTTGAGGCCCTGCCCGAGGACAGCCGCCGCATGGTTTTCCACGCCGGTACCGGGCGCACCGGGGGTAAGCTGGTCGCGCAGGGAGGTCGGGTTCTGGCCGTCACCTGCCGGGCCGAGAGCCTGAGTGCGGCGCGCGATGCAGCTTATGCCATGGTTGACGATGTGGACTGGCCGGAAGGCTTTTGCCGCAGCGATATCGGGTGGCGCGCCCTCTGAGACGGGCTGGTCTTTCCGGCTCAGTCTGCGCAGACCATTGCGCGGGCAAAAGCCGGGCGGCGGGTGTCGGTGCCGAGAGTACGGCCCGCTATACCTGCGCCGTCAAACCGGAGCGCCACAAGCTCTGACCAGTCTGCCGTGGCAAGGATCATCTCGGGGAAACCACCACACATGCGTATCCCACCTGCGATGTCGTGCTCTCCGATCCGGTGGTTGGTATAGCCCGCAAGCGAGGCTACCTCTGTCAGTGCGCTCTGCTCATATCGCCAGATGCGCAGGGTCTTTGCGAGATGCGGCCGGTCGATCCAGGCGATTTCCACAGTTCCGTCACCGTCCAGATCGGCCGCCCCCAAAGGAGCCAGCCAGCGAAACCGTGTGCCGATGAAGGGCGTCGCCGTGATCCGCCCGTCGCGGCCCCAGACGGCAAGCCGTGCGCCACGGGTCTGGCTGCTTTCCACCACGACGACTTCCGGTGCGCCATCGCCGTTCAGATCGTGCAACCGTGGCGCTGTATCCTCGAAAACCAGATCATCCGGCAGGCTCAGGCGACGTTCTGTTCCGTCTGAGAGCGTCAGCACCAGCGTGATGTACTCTACCGCATCGCCCAGCACCGCATGTGCATATCGGTCGGTCGGCCCCTCATAGCGGGCGGCGTTGATGGTAACACCGGCAAAGGCCGGTCCGTGCAACAGGCACAACGCCAGCAGCGCGCGGCGCAAAGGCGCTGCCAGCAGGCGCGACAGCAGACGCCGCGCCCTGCCCCGCATCAGATCTGTTTTTCCGGCATCTGAACGACCAGCCCGTCCAGCGCATCGGTCACCTTCAGCTGACAGGTCAGACGCGAGCGTGCAGGATCAGGCTCATAGGCGAAATCGAGCATGTCCTCTTCCATGTCTTCCTTGGCGGGCAGCTTCTCGACCCAGGCCGGGTCCACATAGACATGGCAGGTCGAACAGGCACAGGCCCCGCCGCAATCGGCCTCGATCCCGGGAATGTTATTGTCCCGCGCGCCTTCCATCACGGTCAGACCATTGGCGACATCCACCACATGCTCGGTGCCACCGTGTTCGATATAGGTAATCTTTGCCACGTCTCGGGGTCCCCTCTTGTTGTCTCAGCTTTCTCTACCGGGGGCATATAGGACGTGCCAGCCTCTTTTGCGACCCGGAAAAAAGATGTTTGCGACAGCCAGACTTTGTTCTATATTTGTTCTCATGTATGTTGTCCGTCCTCCTTCCGCGCCCCGCCCGTCAGAAAGTGCTGAGACCTGGCCGCGCCCGCCATCCTGTCTGGTGGCAGAGCGCCTGCACGCGCCGCCGCTGAATGCTCGGGTCACGGTGGCCGGGCTGGTTATCCTGCGCCAGCGCCCGGGCACCGCCAAAGGCGTGATCTTTATCACGCTTGAGGACGAGACCGGCGTGGTCAATGTGATCGTCTGGCGCCATATCTACGAACGTTTCCGGCGCGCCGTGGTCGCGGGCCGCATGCTGCGCGTCACCGGCCGCCTGCAGCGGGCACATTCGGTCACCCATGTGCTGGCCGAAGAGATTGAGGACATTTCCGCCATGCTCGACAGCCTCGTCACGGTGCCCTGAGCGCGCAGAAAAGGCGCCCCGCGAGAGGCGCCTTTTCCGGTTTTGTTCAGTAAGTGTTTACTCTGCGAGTGACAGCGCCACAAAGCGCGGATCACCGGCACGGCGCACAAGCAGCAGCAGCGATTTACGTCCTGCTTCCTGTGCCGCCTCGACACGCTCCTGAAGTTCTGCCACGGTGCCCACCTTCTGCTGGCCCGCTTCGGTGATCACGTCACCGGCGCGCAGGCCTTTTTCAAAGGCTTCGGACGCTTCATCCACGTCTGTCACAGCAAGGCCGCTCATGTCGGTTCCGATGCCGAGCTCTTCGCGCAGCTCATCCGTAAGCATCGTCAGCGTCAGGCCCAGCATTTCAGTTGCAACAGGCTCATCCTCTTCGTCTGGTGCCTGCGCCACGGCCGGCACAGCACCTTCCGCTTCCTCGCGACGGCCAAGCGTCACTTTGAGCACCTGAGATTTGCCTTCGCGCAGAACGGTGACACGCACCGTTTCGCCCACAGGGCTGTTGCCTACACGGCGCACAAGTCCGCGGGTGTCTGCCACTTCCTTGCCCGCAAAGCTGATGATCACATCACCGGCTTCCATGCCCGCTTCACGCGCAGGGCCTTCAGGTACATCCGTGACCAGAGCGCCGGCGGTGCTCTCCAGACCCATGGATTCGGCCAGATCATCGGTCAGATCCTGGATCCGTACACCCAGCCAGCCGCGGCGTGTTTCGCCGAACTCTTTGAGCTGGTCGATGACGCGGGTAACGACGTTTGAGGCCATCGAAAAGCCGAT is part of the Roseobacter ponti genome and encodes:
- a CDS encoding alkane 1-monooxygenase — encoded protein: MTRFAPSAVFMLASLLPGACLLAGAFLGGVWSAAGLITMTLVVFLCDRASFAARAGPGLAKVQPLLIAGLHFTILPAVLLAIGMPGHLSGAETVLLLLGAGLFFGQVSNACAHELIHRQSRAARRLGAAIYVSLLNGQHVSAHLLVHHVHAGTDKDPNSAPLGQSFWQFAARASVTEFAAGWRAETARQRPGQLHPYAIWLGGAAFTLVTAGLLAGVAGIAALIAMSVYAQLQLLLSDYLQHYGLRRRRVAGGRTEPMGPQHSWNAPQPWSAALMLNAPLHSDHHMHPGRSFDQLYLDPDRAPVLPRSVPVMGALAFVPPLWRRVMDPRVRRLTGEMPRSSEPDTRPSASTETLSI
- a CDS encoding Crp/Fnr family transcriptional regulator, producing MNYVQSIMPPEYLVFLAGAFYVAGLAITNQIVLRLFVLVGTGIYILYYAIIADRPLWEAILVSLLIVAANLWGLTSLLARSSRFAIPRAHRDIYVAFPRLPPGDFRALMNLATRYTVAEDKQITEEGAPGTRLYYVISGSTLVRKSDQAFVLPANLFLGEIAFLTGVPSSASTWLEEGAEVLEWEFGDLRRKCARSARFRLALEAAISLDLADKVARSMGRDAVRVDEIPEPIVDALQRVHPN
- a CDS encoding inner membrane-spanning protein YciB, producing MAKPINPIVKQVLELGPTIAFFLIYLRIRDDVFTFGGTEYTGFIVAAIVFVPILLVAMAILWKLTGELSRMQVFTAVMVIFFGGLTAWFNDERFFKMKTTIVYGLFAVLLGIGLMRGQSWLAYVMNDMMPMREEGWMILTRRLCAAFAVMAVANEIIWRTMSTDAWVKIETFAFPVALMAFLMWQFMALQPYLISDETTDDS
- the xseA gene encoding exodeoxyribonuclease VII large subunit, which codes for MDLIDSPDEGLNSPEFTVTELSGAIKRVIEGEFGHVRIKGEVGRVSRPRSGHIYLDLKDDRAVISGVIWKGVAARLQTAPEEGMEVIATGRVTTFGGQSKYQIIIEDIKPAGMGALMALLEKRRKALEAEGLFDAARKKPLPYLPEVIGVVTSPSGAVIRDILHRLRDRFPRKVLIWPVAVQGEKCAPEVAAAIEGFNAMSPGGALPRPDLLIVARGGGSVEDLWGFNEEIVARAAAASEIPLISAVGHETDTTLIDFVSDHRAPTPTAAAELAVPVRHELIAWLDGQDARMRQALSNGLTRRGQRLRDLARALPRPDSLLETPRQRLDIRAARLGPALMAGVQRRKVRLADVSGSLRPATLRRAVAVDRKRLADHAVRLEPALMRTVSVKKDRLATQLRRFRPDAFARENSRKERQLRDVAARLSDAGQRQIAAWKRKIDGAERLRRTLGYEATLERGFAVVRSEGSVVTRSNVAEKAQRLEIQFADGRVILERGTSGGAAPRKAPRKPKAPGQGSLF
- a CDS encoding EamA family transporter, which gives rise to MTEWLISIEGTETGHQVALVLALMAAFLHAVFGALQKGRHDPWLTRGAIDFSYMVMAAPFALFVVPWPEPHMWPIFAGVWVIHVIYKLLQAWAYTKGAYTVVYPVVRGTGPLFTVIGAYLIFEETFTGTQWLGVAVLLAGIFGLAVYNMIFLVSERDTLNAALGLAVMTGLFVALYTTWDAYGIRATANPFTFLAWFFMIDGFLMPVIAARRWQRMANRPELPPLMIKGVFGGLVAFCSFGAVMMATRLDKVGEAAVLRETSTVFAAIIGWLFLRETVGPRRIALMALIALGAVIVEMGG
- the ftsY gene encoding signal recognition particle-docking protein FtsY; the encoded protein is MAFFKKLKDRLFKSSSKIDEGLEAIVTDGGVEETVAPVPEVQDPSVDGVPEAAPEAESAATDAQRMDPVPEAAPLPTDEAPAPSLPQDDREADGDEEEVVPSADDMMEAPAAAVEAVPEAVDPEPAPLPADEAPLAEETLDPMPVPETIQPEPEPEPEPEPEPEPEEETRAPLVMPRTEVASSPVLREDRPAEPAAKPGMLGRLFGRAAPQTVVRRTLDDEMLEQLEELLISADMGVDTALRVVANMAEGHIGRKLSVAEIKELMSAEIARIMEPVARPLPLYPKTPQVVLVVGVNGSGKTTTIGKLASQFRAAGKKVVIAAGDTFRAAAVEQLQVWGDRAGVPVLTAPEGSDPASLAFDAMGRAQADGADLLLIDTAGRLQNRSDLMEELAKIVRVIRKKDESAPHNTLLVLDATTGQNALNQVKVFSDISDVSGLVMTKLDGTAKGGVLVALADKFGLPIHAIGIGEQIDDLDAFDPEEFADALMGVERT
- a CDS encoding NAD(P)H-dependent oxidoreductase subunit E, whose amino-acid sequence is MALDNSDKSDRRGVWKSGAGKGRRHTKGRQLQDDAWNEVRALLGDRPRRRDLLIEFLHLIQDAHGHLSAAHLRALAEEMRLSMAEVYEVATFYAHFDVVKEGETPPPALTIRVCDSLSCELAGAQTLKAALEEGLDPAEVRVLRAPCMGRCDTAPVLELGHAHIDHATPEKVRAAIRADATHATIPAYETFTDYTAAGGYETLKSLRAGGDWEAVQDKVLASGLRGLGGAGFPSGKKWGFVRAASGPRYLAVNGDEGEPGTFKDRYYLERVPHLFLEGMLIAAWAVEAETAFIYMRDEYPAVLEILAREIRALEEAGIVKPGFIDLRRGAGAYICGEESAMIESIEGKRGMPRHRPPYVAQVGVFGRPTLVHNVETLHWVARVCREGPEILSSVEKNGRKGMRSYSVSGRVAAPGVYQLPAGSTITDIIDAAGGMRDGHTFRAYQPGGPSSGILPASMADVPLDFDTLQPLGSFIGSAAVVILSDKDRARDAALNMLRFFEDESCGQCTPCRVGCEKAVKLMQAEHWDQGLLEELSTAMVDASICGLGQAAPNPIRHVMKHFPDEI